The following proteins are co-located in the Desmospora profundinema genome:
- a CDS encoding heavy metal translocating P-type ATPase: MSDWVKRWVMPTWFWASPGEREEDGYLWVRRHGEGIAAGLSGLLILLAWWTSGFTQVTGIVLYLAAYAIGGFAKAREGLTALFTEKKLDVNLLMLVAAMGAASIGYWMEGALLIFIFALSGALERYSEQRSQRDLSALLSLQPQSALLWDGTEEREVPIRVLRPGDRVLVKPGAQLPVDGKVVEGASEVNQSTITGESVPVGKQPGDGVFAGTMNGTGSLVVEMTRPADESTFSKILRLVEEAKGQEPPSQRKIERFEGIYAKTVILVTVLLLLGPPLLWGWSWNDTVYRAMVFLVVASPCAVVASIMPAVLSAMSNGARQGLLFKGGAYVESLSEVRVVAFDKTGTLTRGELAVTDVLPLDGREENEVLMAAASLEILSEHPIARAVVAEAKNRALSPERPDAFQSVTGHGVRGEWRGSRWRIGKPAWILSDVPPDLKRLEADGKTVVALAEGEVPIGLIALRDQIRPEAKRAVQALQRQGMEVVMLTGDRRQTAKAIAQEAGIRKVEAELLPEEKVAAIQRWEREVGPVAMVGDGVNDAPALATARVGIAMGAAGSDVALDTARVVLMNDDLGKVSEAIALGRRTWRIVKQNLVFALAVIGLLIMANFTNGISLPLGVIGHEGSTLLVIVNGLRLLR; the protein is encoded by the coding sequence TTGAGCGATTGGGTGAAACGTTGGGTGATGCCGACATGGTTTTGGGCTTCTCCCGGTGAGCGGGAGGAAGATGGATACCTGTGGGTGCGGCGTCATGGGGAAGGGATTGCAGCCGGGCTCAGCGGATTGCTGATCCTGTTGGCTTGGTGGACGTCCGGTTTTACCCAGGTGACGGGCATCGTCCTGTATCTGGCCGCCTACGCCATCGGAGGGTTTGCCAAAGCGAGAGAAGGGTTGACCGCTCTTTTTACGGAGAAAAAGCTGGATGTCAATCTGCTGATGTTGGTGGCGGCGATGGGGGCGGCATCCATTGGATACTGGATGGAAGGGGCGCTCCTCATTTTCATCTTTGCACTCAGCGGAGCATTGGAACGGTATAGTGAACAAAGGAGCCAACGGGATCTATCCGCTCTGTTGTCCTTGCAACCGCAGTCGGCGCTGTTGTGGGACGGGACAGAAGAGCGGGAAGTGCCGATTCGCGTATTGCGGCCGGGGGACCGGGTATTGGTGAAGCCCGGTGCACAGCTTCCGGTGGATGGAAAGGTGGTGGAGGGGGCGTCCGAAGTGAATCAATCCACCATCACGGGAGAGTCGGTTCCGGTGGGAAAACAGCCCGGGGACGGGGTGTTTGCGGGCACCATGAACGGCACCGGCTCCCTGGTGGTGGAGATGACACGCCCGGCGGACGAAAGCACCTTTTCCAAAATCTTGCGGCTGGTGGAGGAGGCCAAAGGCCAAGAGCCCCCCTCCCAGCGTAAAATCGAGCGCTTTGAAGGGATCTATGCCAAGACCGTCATTCTGGTAACTGTCCTGCTCTTGCTCGGGCCCCCGCTTCTATGGGGGTGGAGTTGGAACGACACGGTTTACCGTGCCATGGTATTTTTGGTGGTGGCATCCCCCTGTGCTGTCGTCGCTTCCATCATGCCGGCGGTCTTATCGGCCATGTCCAACGGTGCGCGCCAAGGATTGTTGTTCAAGGGAGGCGCTTATGTGGAATCCCTGTCCGAGGTGCGTGTGGTGGCCTTTGACAAGACGGGGACGCTTACCCGGGGGGAGTTGGCGGTAACCGATGTGTTACCGCTGGATGGCCGGGAGGAAAATGAGGTGTTGATGGCTGCCGCTTCGCTTGAAATCTTGTCTGAACATCCAATCGCCCGTGCAGTGGTGGCGGAAGCGAAAAACCGTGCTCTTTCTCCGGAACGCCCGGATGCGTTCCAATCGGTCACCGGCCACGGTGTCCGGGGAGAGTGGCGGGGAAGTCGCTGGCGTATAGGCAAACCGGCCTGGATCCTGTCGGATGTACCGCCGGATCTGAAGCGGTTGGAAGCCGATGGTAAGACAGTGGTGGCATTGGCCGAAGGAGAGGTGCCCATCGGGTTGATCGCTCTGCGTGACCAAATTCGCCCGGAGGCGAAACGAGCGGTCCAGGCATTGCAAAGACAGGGAATGGAAGTGGTGATGTTAACCGGGGACCGCCGTCAGACGGCGAAAGCCATTGCCCAGGAGGCGGGGATCCGGAAGGTGGAGGCGGAATTGCTGCCGGAGGAAAAAGTGGCGGCCATTCAGCGGTGGGAACGGGAAGTCGGACCGGTTGCGATGGTGGGCGACGGGGTGAATGATGCCCCCGCCCTGGCAACGGCCCGCGTCGGGATCGCCATGGGAGCCGCCGGCAGTGATGTGGCTCTGGATACTGCTCGTGTCGTCCTGATGAATGATGACCTCGGGAAAGTATCGGAAGCGATTGCCTTGGGAAGGCGAACCTGGCGCATCGTCAAGCAAAATCTGGTGTTTGCTCTGGCTGTGATCGGCCTCTTGATTATGGCCAACTTTACAAACGGGATTTCCCTGCCATTGGGTGTAATCGGGCATGAAGGGAGTACACTGTTGGTAATCGTAAATGGGTTGCGACTGTTGCGGTAG
- a CDS encoding DUF423 domain-containing protein encodes MKLFIILGAVNLFLSISFGAFGAHGLEGRISERMLNNWQTAAQYHMAHALGLLFIGLLAGKVGESALVSAGGWLILAGIVLFAGSLYVMALTNITVLGAITPIGGLAFLAGWICIAWAAWTQL; translated from the coding sequence TTGAAGCTTTTCATCATCCTGGGGGCAGTCAATCTGTTCCTCAGCATCTCCTTCGGTGCTTTCGGCGCCCACGGCTTGGAAGGACGCATCTCCGAACGGATGCTGAACAACTGGCAAACGGCTGCTCAGTATCATATGGCACATGCTCTCGGTTTGCTCTTTATCGGTTTGCTTGCCGGCAAAGTAGGGGAATCCGCCCTGGTTAGCGCCGGCGGCTGGTTGATTCTGGCCGGAATCGTTTTGTTTGCCGGCAGCCTGTATGTCATGGCGTTAACCAACATCACCGTCCTGGGGGCGATCACTCCCATCGGCGGCCTCGCTTTTCTGGCGGGTTGGATCTGTATCGCATGGGCGGCCTGGACACAATTATGA
- a CDS encoding LrgB family protein translates to MNTAWGAAVIIGTVTLYRLFQRLYRYKRHPVLTPVATAGGAVIGILLVFSIPYETYMIGGQWIDALLGPAVVALALPLYRNRQVLKRYFVPIVLGVVLAAGTAIANTWIWSRLLGWDPVWMRTLLPQSVTSPVAVEISRSLGGLPSLTAAVVILAGVIGAATGPLLFRWLTIDDAVARGMGYGCAAHGIGTARAMEDGEVTGAASSVAMTLAAVVTSVLCAWLF, encoded by the coding sequence GTGAATACGGCCTGGGGAGCGGCTGTGATCATCGGAACGGTCACCCTCTATCGGTTATTCCAACGCCTGTACCGGTATAAGCGTCATCCGGTATTAACCCCAGTAGCCACTGCGGGGGGAGCGGTAATCGGGATCCTGTTGGTTTTTTCGATCCCGTATGAAACGTACATGATCGGAGGACAATGGATCGACGCCTTGTTGGGACCGGCGGTAGTGGCGCTGGCACTGCCGCTGTACCGCAACCGGCAAGTGTTAAAACGATATTTTGTTCCGATCGTCCTGGGTGTCGTTTTGGCCGCCGGAACCGCGATTGCAAATACGTGGATCTGGTCGCGTCTGTTGGGCTGGGATCCTGTGTGGATGCGAACCCTGCTACCGCAGTCGGTCACATCCCCCGTGGCGGTGGAAATCTCCCGCAGTCTGGGAGGACTGCCGTCTTTGACGGCGGCGGTGGTGATTTTGGCAGGGGTGATTGGAGCAGCGACGGGCCCTCTTCTGTTTCGGTGGCTTACGATCGATGATGCCGTTGCCAGGGGTATGGGATACGGCTGTGCCGCCCACGGGATTGGAACGGCCCGGGCGATGGAAGACGGAGAGGTTACCGGTGCTGCCAGCTCCGTGGCGATGACCCTGGCAGCCGTGGTGACGTCCGTTCTGTGTGCATGGTTGTTTTGA
- the pcp gene encoding pyroglutamyl-peptidase I, which yields MKKVLLTGFELFGGERVNPSWEAVRSLKGEKVEGAAIEGVCLPTVFGKSLNRLRQAIRDTQPDVVIAVGQAGGRAGITPERVAINLEDARIPDNEGNQPVDQPVVKGAPAAYWSTLPIKRMVRALREEGIPASVSHTAGTYVCNHVFFGLMHELEQACRPMRGGFIHIPFAPSQVSDGDHPSLPLEIVRQGLLLAVRESRHVTDIRETGGAVH from the coding sequence ATGAAAAAGGTGCTGTTAACCGGTTTTGAACTTTTTGGAGGGGAGCGCGTCAACCCGTCCTGGGAAGCGGTTCGCTCCCTGAAGGGGGAAAAAGTGGAGGGAGCGGCGATTGAAGGGGTGTGCTTGCCGACGGTATTCGGGAAATCGCTGAACCGACTGCGTCAAGCCATCCGAGATACGCAGCCGGATGTGGTGATCGCCGTGGGACAAGCCGGAGGAAGGGCCGGCATCACCCCTGAGCGGGTAGCGATCAATTTGGAAGATGCCCGCATACCGGACAATGAGGGCAATCAACCGGTAGATCAGCCCGTTGTAAAAGGGGCACCCGCCGCTTATTGGTCCACTCTGCCGATCAAGCGGATGGTGCGTGCATTGCGGGAGGAAGGGATCCCGGCGTCGGTTTCCCACACTGCCGGCACCTATGTATGCAATCATGTGTTTTTCGGATTGATGCATGAGCTGGAGCAGGCCTGTCGTCCCATGCGCGGAGGGTTTATCCATATTCCCTTTGCTCCAAGCCAGGTGAGTGACGGCGATCATCCCAGCCTTCCGTTGGAAATCGTCCGCCAGGGTCTGCTGCTGGCTGTCCGCGAGTCGAGACATGTGACTGACATCCGCGAAACCGGCGGAGCGGTCCATTAA
- a CDS encoding YihY/virulence factor BrkB family protein gives MKRLRSIFWVVFYVLTRVWKNGLPDLAAALAYYFLLSIFPLLIFTVALLPYLNLDPDQAVAFVKSILPAEAAVTIDQPVRDLVERPRGGILSFGLLAALYVASNGVFAIIRALNTAYQVEETRPLWRLQLLSIAMTISIVLVFAVLLLLPVFGQVIFQYLDDVFGLPPEAWTTFLWLRWLAVFVLTNLVLIGIYQIAPNTSVAFRKVMVGALVASIGWQVISLGFSYYVSNFNNFSATYGSLGGVIVLMVWFYLTGLLLVLGGLVNATLHQQKHVRLE, from the coding sequence ATGAAACGTTTGCGCTCTATTTTTTGGGTTGTCTTTTACGTGTTGACACGGGTATGGAAAAACGGGCTGCCCGATTTGGCGGCGGCGTTGGCCTATTATTTTTTGTTGTCCATCTTTCCGCTTTTGATTTTTACGGTTGCTCTACTGCCCTATCTCAACCTGGATCCCGACCAAGCGGTCGCTTTCGTCAAGAGCATCTTGCCCGCGGAAGCGGCGGTTACCATCGACCAGCCGGTTCGGGATTTGGTGGAACGCCCCCGGGGCGGAATCCTGTCCTTCGGTTTGCTGGCGGCTTTATATGTCGCTTCCAACGGGGTTTTTGCCATCATTCGCGCCTTAAACACCGCTTATCAGGTGGAAGAGACACGCCCGCTCTGGCGGTTGCAGCTGCTCTCGATCGCTATGACGATTTCCATTGTGCTGGTGTTTGCGGTTTTGCTGTTGCTGCCGGTGTTCGGACAAGTGATCTTTCAGTACCTGGACGATGTCTTCGGACTGCCGCCGGAAGCATGGACCACCTTTTTATGGCTCAGGTGGCTGGCTGTGTTTGTATTGACCAATCTGGTGTTGATCGGCATTTATCAAATTGCCCCCAATACATCGGTCGCTTTTCGCAAAGTGATGGTGGGGGCGTTGGTGGCCAGTATCGGCTGGCAGGTGATTTCCCTGGGCTTCTCCTACTACGTCAGCAACTTTAACAACTTCAGCGCCACGTATGGAAGTTTGGGGGGCGTCATCGTCTTGATGGTCTGGTTTTATCTGACCGGCTTACTGCTGGTTCTGGGCGGTTTGGTCAACGCAACCCTGCATCAACAAAAGCACGTTCGTTTGGAATAG
- a CDS encoding Xaa-Pro dipeptidyl-peptidase, with translation MEKGVKKLKKKTAPVLLCLILFLSLWPAENHPSVHAGEPGMELRDERTQPIYSYEEAIRETVYVEAPMDSDGNGENDRIAVDLMRPKETDEGLRVPVIYEMSPYRAGLKDVPFHDVDVELNPVEREKGWGKTAETSVWLSDRAAAMASQAEAESIRPFPGYYDNFFVPRGYAVVLAEGPGTGRSTGCPTSGGTNEVIGTRAVIDWLNGRANAVNEAGEPVMADWSTGDVGMIGVSYNGTLPNAVAATGVEGLKTIVPIAAISSWYDYYRANGAVVAPGGYQGEDADVLAKAVLTRETPEVCQAVMDSLEKEQDRLTGDYNAFWEERDYVRHAGQVRASVFAVHGLNDWNVKTKHLSRWWEALTKQGVPRKLWLHQGGHSNPFHLRHDEWMTTLHRWFDHWLYGIDNGIMEEPMADIEQASGQWKTHAHWPDDDARPTRLHLKAGREGGPGTLHLKPQPARPQASERLIDDPMQTAEELAADPASGSPNRLVYLTPELKESVRMSGTVQITLRASIDRPAANLTALLVDYGTDTRVDYKRGLRNTGERVCYGKGVSGDDGCTYRYEHHTHTAPFEIVTRGWMDPQNRLSDSRSYPVVPGKTYTFRWDMQADDYLFQPGHRIGIVILASDHDYTLRPSAGTTITVNPEQSRITLPVVGGRNAIKW, from the coding sequence ATGGAAAAGGGGGTCAAAAAGCTGAAAAAGAAAACGGCTCCCGTGCTGTTGTGTTTGATTCTCTTCCTTTCCTTATGGCCGGCGGAAAACCATCCATCCGTTCATGCCGGAGAACCGGGCATGGAGCTGCGGGATGAGAGGACACAGCCCATCTATTCTTATGAAGAGGCGATTCGGGAAACTGTATACGTGGAAGCGCCCATGGACAGTGATGGGAACGGAGAAAATGACCGGATCGCCGTCGATCTCATGCGTCCCAAGGAGACGGATGAAGGGCTGCGTGTTCCCGTCATCTACGAGATGAGTCCTTATCGCGCTGGCTTAAAGGACGTGCCCTTCCACGATGTGGATGTGGAACTGAACCCGGTTGAACGGGAAAAAGGATGGGGAAAAACAGCGGAGACAAGTGTATGGTTGTCAGACAGGGCAGCGGCGATGGCGAGCCAGGCGGAAGCCGAATCGATCCGGCCGTTTCCCGGCTACTATGACAATTTCTTCGTTCCGCGCGGTTATGCCGTCGTTCTCGCGGAAGGTCCCGGCACGGGCCGGTCCACGGGATGTCCCACTTCCGGCGGAACCAATGAAGTGATCGGCACTCGGGCTGTCATCGATTGGTTAAACGGCCGGGCAAACGCGGTCAATGAAGCAGGCGAACCCGTCATGGCCGACTGGTCCACCGGCGATGTCGGCATGATCGGTGTCTCGTACAACGGCACCCTCCCCAACGCCGTCGCCGCCACCGGAGTGGAAGGCTTAAAAACCATTGTGCCCATCGCCGCGATCAGCAGCTGGTACGACTATTACCGGGCCAACGGTGCCGTTGTCGCTCCCGGCGGCTACCAAGGCGAAGACGCCGATGTCCTGGCCAAAGCGGTGTTGACCCGGGAGACCCCCGAGGTGTGCCAAGCGGTGATGGACTCCCTGGAGAAAGAGCAGGATCGCCTCACCGGCGACTACAACGCCTTTTGGGAAGAACGGGATTATGTCCGCCATGCCGGACAAGTTCGGGCCAGCGTTTTTGCAGTCCACGGACTAAACGACTGGAACGTGAAAACCAAGCACCTCTCGCGATGGTGGGAAGCCCTCACAAAGCAAGGGGTGCCGCGTAAACTGTGGCTGCATCAAGGAGGGCATTCCAACCCGTTCCATCTTCGTCACGATGAGTGGATGACCACACTCCACCGCTGGTTTGATCATTGGCTGTACGGGATCGACAACGGCATCATGGAAGAACCGATGGCCGATATCGAACAGGCATCCGGTCAATGGAAGACGCACGCCCATTGGCCGGATGACGATGCCCGCCCCACCCGGCTCCACCTGAAAGCGGGAAGGGAGGGCGGACCGGGAACGCTTCACCTGAAACCGCAGCCCGCCCGTCCCCAGGCTTCGGAAAGGCTGATCGATGACCCCATGCAAACAGCGGAGGAACTGGCTGCCGATCCCGCATCCGGTTCACCCAACCGTCTCGTCTATCTCACGCCTGAATTAAAAGAATCGGTCCGCATGAGTGGAACGGTACAGATCACCCTCCGGGCCAGCATAGACAGACCAGCGGCCAACCTGACGGCCCTGCTTGTCGATTACGGCACCGACACCCGGGTGGATTATAAACGGGGATTGCGCAACACCGGTGAGCGGGTCTGCTATGGCAAGGGGGTTTCCGGCGATGACGGTTGCACGTACCGATACGAACACCACACTCATACGGCACCCTTTGAGATTGTGACGCGTGGATGGATGGACCCGCAAAACCGCCTTTCCGATTCCCGTTCCTATCCGGTTGTTCCGGGAAAAACCTACACCTTCCGGTGGGACATGCAGGCGGATGATTACCTCTTTCAGCCGGGACATCGAATCGGGATCGTTATTCTCGCCTCCGATCACGACTACACCCTCCGTCCCTCAGCAGGAACCACCATCACCGTCAACCCCGAACAAAGCCGGATCACACTGCCTGTGGTCGGCGGTCGCAATGCCATCAAGTGGTGA